The DNA window CGACGTCGACGACCCGCTGCTCGAGCGGGCCGATCGGGACGGGGTGGACTGGCGCGAGCTCGCCGCCTCCCAGGTCGAGCTGTTCTCCGAGGACATGCAGGCGCTGCGGATCATCGCCCCGGAGACCTACCGCTCCGTGAGCGAGGCGATGGACTCGATCATCGCCGTGGTCCTCGCGCTCCATGAGCGCGGCCGGGCCTACACGGTGGAGGCGGAGGACGCCTCCGGCCCCGACTGGTACCTCGACCTCTCGGTCGACGGCGCGCTCGGGGACGTCTCGGGCTGGTCCGAGGAGCAGATGCTCGAGGTCTTCGCAGAGCGCGGCGGGGATCCCGACCGCCCGGGCAAGAGGGGCCGCTTCGACCCCCTGCTGTGGCGCGCCGAGCGCGAGGGCGAGCCCGCCTGGGAGGCGGGGCTCCTCGGCCGCGGCCGTCCCGGATGGCACGTCGAGTGCGTGTGCATCGCGGAGGACGGCATCGGCCTGCCCTTCGACGTGCAGGCCGGCGGCAGCGACCTGATCTTCCCCCACCACGATCTCAGCGCCGCGCACTCGGTTGCTCTCGGCCGCCCCTTCGCCGCCGCCTACGCGCACAGCGGCATGGTGGCCCATGAGGGCGAGAAGATGAGCAAGTCGCTGGGCAACCTGGTGTTCGTGCACCGGCTCGTGCGCGACGGGGTCGATCCGATGGCCATCCGCCTGGTCCTCATGGCCCACCACTACCGCAGCGACTGGGAGTGGTCCGAGCAGGAGCTCGAGCTGGCCACCTCCCGCCTGGCGAGCTACCGCCGGGCCGCCCGTCGCGGAGGCCACCATCCGCAGACGGTCGAGGAGGTCCGCTCCGCCCTGCGCGATGATCTCGACACCGCCCGCGCCCTGGCCGCCCTGGATGCCTGGGCGGGAGACGCCCCGTCCGAGGACGAGCAGACGTCCGGGCCCGGCGACGTCCCCGCCGCGGTCGACGCCCTGTTCGGGATCTCCCTCGAGGGCTGACCCCCGACTCTGCGGAGGCGGCCGCAGCCCGGCCGCCCCGCCGGGGGATCACTCGGTGTCGCGGCGTCGGCGCAGGAAGCGCTCGAACTCCTTCGCGATCGCGTCACCGCTGGCCTCCGGGAGCCCGGCCGCGTCCTGGGCGCGCTCCAGGCGCCGCACGTAGTCGGCCACGTCCTCATCGGTGCGGGCGAGCTCGTCGACCCCTCGCTCCCACGCCTCGGCGTCCTCGACCAGCTCCTCGATCGGGATCGGGGCGCTGACGAGATCCTGCACCTCGCGCATCAGCCCCAGCACCGCCTTCGGCGACGAGTTCTGGGAGACGTAATGGGGGACCTGCACCCAGATGCTCGTGGTGCGCAGCCCGGCCGCCGCGGTGCGGCGCGCGAGGATCGTGGGCACGCCGACGGGCCCTGTGTACAGCTCGGAGCCGGTCACCGGCTGCGCCGGCACGGGTTCCACCTGAGCAGAGACCGGCAGCGGCCGGGAGTGCGGCGAGTCTGCGAGCAGAGCGCCCAGGGAGATCACGACGCTGACATCGAGGGCCTGCAGCTGCTCGAGCACCTCGTCGCAGAAGCGCTTCCAGCGCAGCGAGGGCTCAGGGCCCATGACGGTCACGATCTCGGGACCGCGCGGCGGGGTCACCAGGTCCAGGCGGGTGTCGGGCCAGTCGATGACCCGCAGCCCCTCCTCGGTGGTGCCGATCTCGGGGCGGTTGACCTGGAAGTCGATGTACTCCTCGGCATCGACCGCACCCACCGGGCGAGCGGGCCAGACCTCGTGCAGATGCTCGATCACCCCGGTGGCCGCCTCGCCGGCATCGTTCCATCCGCTGAAAGCCGTGATGGCGATTCGACTCATCACCCCATCATAGGCTCAGGTTCCGCGGCTATCCTCGCCGTGCTGCGGGGACCCCGGCCCGCCGGCGGAGGAGACCGATCATGACGACCCCCACGGTGCGCCTCGGGCCCCTGCCGCCGCTGCGCGTCAGCCCCGGCACGCTGATCACCGTGCTGCTGTTCGCAGTGCTGATGTACCCCGGCCTCTCCCGCGGGGGCGTCGCCCCGAGCACCGCCGTGCTGCTGGCGGTCGGCATCGGCCTGTTCATGATCGTCTCGGTGCTCGTGCACGAGGCGGCGCACGCCCTGGTGGCCCGGGCCTTCGGCGCCGACGTCGATCACATCGCCCTGACCCTCTGGGGAGGGCACACCCAGTACCGCTCGCGCCGGATGTCCACCCTCGGCTCCCTCCTGGTCTCGCTCTCCGGGCCGCTGGCGAACCTCCTGCTCGCCGCGCTGTCCCACGGAGTCGTCCAGCTCACCGAGGTCGGGTCCGCCGGGGCCGTCTTCTTCTCGGTCAGCTCCTGGCTGAACCTCGTCCTGGCCCTCTTCAACCTCCTGCCCGGTCTGCCGATGGACGGAGGCCGCGCGCTGGAGACCCTGCTCGGAGCGGCGCTGCGGAATCCGGGCCTCGGCACCCGGATCACGGCCTGGCTGGGCCGCGCGATCGCCGTGGCCGTGGTCGCCTACCCCCTGTGGAGGATCTTGCGGGACGGCGGTGCGGGCGGGTTCTCCCTGCTGAGCCTCGTCTGGGCGATGCTGATCGCCGGGATGCTCTGGCAGGGCGCCTCGCAGGCGCTGCGCGGTGCGACCCTGCAGGACCGCGTCACCACCCTGGATGCCTCCGCTCTGGCCTCTCCCGTGCGGGTCGTCCCCCTGGGCACGCCGCTGGGACACCTCGATCCCGCCGAGGACCTCTCGCAGGTCCTGGTCCTGGACCGCACGACGGCCCGGCAGGGAACCGTCGGCCGCGTGCTGAGGATCGACCCCGCCGCCGCGGGATCGGTCCCCGCCGATCAGCGCGCGAGCACCCCGGTCGAGGCCGTCTCCGGGGCGATGGGCGATCTCGGTGCGCTGCCGGCCGCTCTGCGGGGCGACGACCTCCTCCAGGCGATGCTCGAGCATCCGGCCCCCGCCTACCTCGTCCTGGCCGAGGACGGCACGGCCAGCGGTGTGATCATGAGCGCGGACGTCAACGCCCTCCTGCGCGGACGGTGAACAGCGTGGTGGGCGGCGCTGTGCGGGCCATATGCTGGAAGGCATGACTGATCAGCCGCAGCCCACCGCCCATGACGGGGCGCAGGGACCCGCGCCCCGCGCGCCCCGACGCGGTCTGGATCGCACCGGGCCCTTCGACCTCGGCGACAAGGTGCAGCTCGCCGACGCCAAGAACCGCCTGCACACCATCACCCTCAAGCCCGGGGGCGAGTTCCACTCGCACCGCGGAGTGCTCCGGCACGATCAGCTGATCGGCGCCGAGGACGGCGTGGTGGTCGAGAACAGCCACGGCACCCGGTACCAGGCGCTGCGACCGCTGTACGCCGACTACATGCTCTCGATGCCGCGCGGCGCCGCGATCATCTACCCCAA is part of the Brachybacterium ginsengisoli genome and encodes:
- a CDS encoding site-2 protease family protein — translated: MTTPTVRLGPLPPLRVSPGTLITVLLFAVLMYPGLSRGGVAPSTAVLLAVGIGLFMIVSVLVHEAAHALVARAFGADVDHIALTLWGGHTQYRSRRMSTLGSLLVSLSGPLANLLLAALSHGVVQLTEVGSAGAVFFSVSSWLNLVLALFNLLPGLPMDGGRALETLLGAALRNPGLGTRITAWLGRAIAVAVVAYPLWRILRDGGAGGFSLLSLVWAMLIAGMLWQGASQALRGATLQDRVTTLDASALASPVRVVPLGTPLGHLDPAEDLSQVLVLDRTTARQGTVGRVLRIDPAAAGSVPADQRASTPVEAVSGAMGDLGALPAALRGDDLLQAMLEHPAPAYLVLAEDGTASGVIMSADVNALLRGR
- the mshC gene encoding cysteine--1-D-myo-inosityl 2-amino-2-deoxy-alpha-D-glucopyranoside ligase, encoding MHSWTSPALDPLPASSRPLRLFDTRTGRIAPITPLTPGTARLYVCGITPYDSTHLGHAATYHAADLMRRALHDTGLDVEMAQNVTDVDDPLLERADRDGVDWRELAASQVELFSEDMQALRIIAPETYRSVSEAMDSIIAVVLALHERGRAYTVEAEDASGPDWYLDLSVDGALGDVSGWSEEQMLEVFAERGGDPDRPGKRGRFDPLLWRAEREGEPAWEAGLLGRGRPGWHVECVCIAEDGIGLPFDVQAGGSDLIFPHHDLSAAHSVALGRPFAAAYAHSGMVAHEGEKMSKSLGNLVFVHRLVRDGVDPMAIRLVLMAHHYRSDWEWSEQELELATSRLASYRRAARRGGHHPQTVEEVRSALRDDLDTARALAALDAWAGDAPSEDEQTSGPGDVPAAVDALFGISLEG
- a CDS encoding PAC2 family protein; the protein is MSRIAITAFSGWNDAGEAATGVIEHLHEVWPARPVGAVDAEEYIDFQVNRPEIGTTEEGLRVIDWPDTRLDLVTPPRGPEIVTVMGPEPSLRWKRFCDEVLEQLQALDVSVVISLGALLADSPHSRPLPVSAQVEPVPAQPVTGSELYTGPVGVPTILARRTAAAGLRTTSIWVQVPHYVSQNSSPKAVLGLMREVQDLVSAPIPIEELVEDAEAWERGVDELARTDEDVADYVRRLERAQDAAGLPEASGDAIAKEFERFLRRRRDTE